One window of the Fibrobacter sp. genome contains the following:
- a CDS encoding ABC transporter permease — MLKQYPMLRYVLQKGFWYLLTFVVAVAINFTLPRMGENNPVDIIMGKAAQGLSPEEAKLKKEGLLKAFGMAELDDQGNVIYDPEVDANGQMKTVKVAKLDENGAPVLKTVKEVNEDGTPKMLERQVVDAEGNPVFEEKPVLDEKGKPVMEKDPKTKKKVAKVEQVPVMEQYQAERQDTVMVDEVVKKADPRLASGFSQFLVYIKNVFKGDLGISYSQYPKPVVDIIKESVPWTLLIQAPTIILGWIIGNLLGAFAAYKRGIFDKVFFPCAMFLNGIPFFVFGMLLVALFSITLGWFPAMGAYSPDITELSFSWGCIKSVGWYYILPFFSVFPILLSGQATGMRSMSIYELGTDYMKYAKWLGLREGKIISYVFRNAMLPQLTGLAQSLGTMVGGALITEMIFSYPGLGMAMLTAIQQNDYATIQGCTLMISTCVLVANFAVDVLIAVFDPRVKAGLQMGGK; from the coding sequence ATGCTTAAACAATATCCAATGTTGCGCTATGTCCTGCAGAAGGGATTCTGGTATCTCTTGACGTTTGTTGTCGCCGTGGCGATTAACTTTACGTTGCCCCGTATGGGTGAGAACAACCCTGTGGACATCATTATGGGTAAGGCCGCCCAGGGCCTTTCGCCCGAAGAAGCCAAGCTCAAGAAAGAAGGCCTGCTCAAGGCTTTCGGTATGGCCGAGCTGGACGACCAGGGTAACGTGATCTACGACCCCGAGGTGGATGCCAACGGCCAGATGAAGACGGTCAAGGTGGCAAAGCTGGACGAAAACGGCGCCCCCGTGCTGAAGACCGTCAAGGAAGTGAACGAAGACGGCACGCCCAAGATGCTGGAGCGCCAGGTGGTGGACGCCGAGGGTAACCCGGTGTTCGAAGAAAAGCCGGTGCTCGACGAAAAGGGCAAGCCGGTCATGGAAAAGGACCCGAAGACCAAGAAGAAGGTGGCCAAGGTGGAACAGGTTCCCGTGATGGAACAGTACCAGGCCGAACGCCAGGACACCGTCATGGTGGACGAAGTGGTCAAGAAGGCCGACCCTCGCCTTGCTTCTGGATTCTCCCAGTTCCTGGTCTATATCAAGAACGTATTCAAGGGTGACCTGGGTATCTCTTACAGCCAGTATCCGAAGCCGGTGGTGGACATCATCAAGGAATCCGTTCCTTGGACGCTCCTTATCCAGGCTCCCACCATTATCCTCGGCTGGATTATCGGTAACCTTCTCGGTGCTTTCGCTGCCTACAAGCGCGGCATCTTCGACAAGGTGTTCTTCCCCTGCGCCATGTTCCTGAACGGCATTCCCTTCTTCGTGTTCGGTATGCTCTTGGTGGCGCTCTTCTCCATCACTCTCGGTTGGTTCCCTGCCATGGGCGCCTACAGCCCCGACATTACGGAGCTGAGCTTCTCCTGGGGTTGCATCAAGAGTGTGGGCTGGTACTACATTCTGCCCTTCTTCTCGGTGTTCCCGATTCTGCTTTCGGGTCAGGCAACGGGTATGCGTTCCATGTCCATCTACGAACTGGGTACCGACTACATGAAGTACGCCAAGTGGCTTGGACTTCGCGAAGGCAAGATTATCAGCTACGTGTTCCGTAACGCCATGCTTCCGCAGCTCACCGGCCTTGCCCAGAGCCTCGGTACCATGGTGGGCGGCGCCCTCATTACCGAAATGATTTTCTCTTACCCGGGTCTCGGTATGGCGATGCTTACCGCTATCCAGCAGAACGACTACGCAACCATTCAGGGTTGTACCTTGATGATTTCGACCTGCGTGCTCGTGGCTAACTTTGCCGTTGACGTTTTGATTGCGGTGTTTGACCCCCGTGTCAAGGCCGGTCTCCAGATGGGAGGTAAGTAA
- a CDS encoding polysaccharide deacetylase family protein: MKKNLSFVMAVGWVFSLSLAGLAEAQTVEIGTWAGFRTAAVSFTFDDGPQSDVDIAMPMFEKYGYKATFNIVTNWAGGNINGMLTWSGVKELAAAGHEIASHSESHPEGTMSANEISSSKGKINQNIQQPYGCVTLAYPNCNTPGDAQVLQNYVVGRICNSGSSIMGKNGPSNWAAVPAMMTGSNGTSDFKGNMQTAVQQGGWVAFLTHGFTTGTNGYANYSPTNASAMEDGLQYAKQNDSKIWVAPMGHVAMYIKERNASTATASTSGSSITVKLTHTIANDVSKYEYPLSLRIKNDNNWTAASGTQGGKAITTSIKDGYIYFDAVPNGGDIVISSGGSTPPASSASTPTSSSAAQPASSNSSIGGSVEYKLEMEDYMPGGEGVGYSALNDDSEATGYRSDDAGIVKVGTDGYGVGYTMAGEWYAYSLVIRCEGQFSVVARAATGAANKARFTVSADNVAGEVAVDVPSTPDDWNAYAEVNGSGTLNLVPGDNVIRVHFDDSYINVDWIKLTSSNAQCPEVIPVAKNLRLNSLSGPVQYQVFDINGHLLKSGTVSAQGGVQNLWSTASRGLSKGTYVLRYGNGSSTRSVQVRK; encoded by the coding sequence ATGAAAAAGAATCTTTCTTTTGTAATGGCGGTGGGTTGGGTGTTCTCACTATCCCTTGCGGGTCTAGCAGAAGCGCAAACCGTTGAAATCGGTACTTGGGCAGGCTTTCGTACAGCCGCAGTTTCTTTCACGTTCGATGATGGTCCGCAAAGTGATGTTGATATCGCTATGCCCATGTTTGAAAAGTACGGTTACAAGGCAACTTTCAATATCGTTACCAATTGGGCGGGCGGTAATATTAATGGGATGCTTACCTGGAGTGGAGTTAAGGAATTAGCCGCGGCCGGTCACGAAATCGCAAGTCATAGCGAAAGCCACCCCGAAGGAACGATGTCTGCTAACGAGATTTCTTCATCCAAGGGAAAAATCAACCAAAATATTCAGCAGCCCTACGGTTGTGTAACGCTTGCATACCCGAACTGCAATACTCCCGGCGATGCCCAGGTCCTGCAGAATTATGTCGTCGGAAGAATTTGTAATTCTGGCTCTAGTATTATGGGTAAGAATGGCCCGAGCAACTGGGCTGCAGTCCCTGCGATGATGACGGGCAGTAATGGTACCAGCGATTTCAAGGGCAATATGCAAACGGCCGTTCAGCAAGGCGGCTGGGTCGCGTTCCTCACCCATGGCTTTACAACGGGAACAAACGGCTATGCGAATTACTCTCCGACCAATGCAAGTGCTATGGAAGACGGCCTCCAGTATGCCAAGCAAAATGACAGTAAAATCTGGGTCGCTCCGATGGGTCATGTTGCCATGTACATCAAGGAACGCAATGCTAGTACGGCAACGGCATCTACTAGCGGAAGTTCCATTACGGTCAAGCTGACCCATACTATTGCCAATGATGTTTCCAAATACGAGTATCCCCTTTCGCTCCGTATAAAGAACGACAATAATTGGACCGCTGCCAGCGGAACCCAGGGCGGCAAGGCCATTACGACCTCCATCAAGGATGGCTACATCTATTTCGATGCTGTCCCAAATGGTGGAGACATTGTGATTTCTAGTGGTGGTTCTACACCCCCCGCCAGCAGTGCCTCTACCCCCACCAGCAGTTCCGCCGCACAGCCTGCTTCTAGCAATTCTAGTATCGGGGGCTCTGTTGAATACAAGCTTGAAATGGAAGACTACATGCCGGGCGGCGAGGGTGTTGGCTACAGCGCCTTGAACGATGACAGCGAAGCCACCGGTTACCGCTCAGACGATGCCGGTATCGTGAAGGTGGGAACAGACGGCTACGGTGTGGGCTACACCATGGCAGGGGAGTGGTATGCCTATTCGCTGGTTATTCGATGCGAAGGGCAGTTCAGCGTGGTGGCTCGTGCGGCCACGGGGGCGGCGAATAAAGCCCGGTTCACGGTATCTGCGGACAATGTGGCTGGAGAGGTGGCGGTGGATGTTCCCAGCACGCCCGACGACTGGAATGCCTATGCCGAAGTCAACGGTAGCGGAACCTTGAATCTTGTTCCCGGGGATAATGTCATCAGGGTCCATTTTGACGATAGTTACATTAACGTGGACTGGATAAAGTTGACGTCTTCCAATGCCCAGTGCCCGGAAGTGATTCCCGTGGCGAAAAACCTGCGGTTGAATTCCTTGTCGGGCCCTGTCCAGTACCAAGTTTTTGACATAAATGGTCACTTGCTCAAGTCCGGAACTGTTTCTGCCCAGGGTGGCGTGCAAAACCTGTGGAGCACCGCCAGTAGGGGACTTTCTAAGGGGACATACGTGCTGCGTTATGGAAATGGTTCCTCTACAAGGAGTGTCCAGGTCCGCAAGTGA
- the folD gene encoding bifunctional methylenetetrahydrofolate dehydrogenase/methenyltetrahydrofolate cyclohydrolase FolD — translation MAALILDGKALAKTTEEELSARVAKLKEKTGKTPILATILVGDDPASATYVKMKGNACARVGMESIRVVLPKNTTTEELLNKIQELNENRDVHGILLQHPVPRHIDERAAFEAIDARKDVDGVTCLGFGRMAMGEPAYGCATPAGIMRLLKAYNIPLAGKHAVVVGRSAILGKPMAMMLLNADCTVTICHSKTENLPEFVGQADILVGAVGKPEFIKKEWIKQGAVVVDAGYHPGGVGDIEKGLDDVASAYTPVPGGVGPMTINTLIYQSVESGEKYLG, via the coding sequence ATGGCAGCACTCATCCTGGACGGCAAGGCACTCGCCAAGACCACTGAAGAAGAACTCAGCGCCCGCGTGGCGAAACTCAAGGAAAAAACGGGCAAGACCCCGATACTCGCCACCATCCTGGTGGGCGACGACCCGGCCAGCGCCACGTATGTGAAGATGAAGGGCAACGCCTGCGCCCGGGTGGGCATGGAAAGCATCCGCGTGGTGCTCCCCAAGAACACCACCACCGAAGAACTCCTCAACAAAATCCAAGAACTGAACGAGAACCGCGACGTGCACGGAATTCTTTTGCAGCACCCGGTCCCGCGCCACATTGACGAACGCGCCGCATTCGAAGCCATTGACGCCCGCAAGGACGTGGACGGCGTGACCTGCCTGGGCTTTGGCCGTATGGCCATGGGCGAACCCGCATATGGATGCGCAACGCCGGCCGGCATCATGCGTCTCTTGAAGGCATACAACATCCCGCTCGCGGGCAAGCACGCCGTCGTGGTGGGCCGTAGCGCGATTCTTGGCAAGCCCATGGCCATGATGCTCCTGAACGCAGACTGCACCGTGACCATCTGCCACAGCAAGACTGAAAACCTCCCCGAATTTGTGGGTCAGGCCGACATCCTGGTGGGTGCAGTCGGCAAGCCCGAGTTCATCAAGAAGGAATGGATCAAGCAGGGTGCCGTCGTGGTGGATGCCGGCTACCATCCGGGTGGCGTGGGTGATATCGAGAAAGGTCTCGACGACGTGGCCAGCGCGTATACTCCGGTTCCTGGCGGCGTGGGCCCCATGACCATCAACACCCTCATCTACCAGAGCGTGGAATCCGGCGAGAAATACTTAGGGTAG
- a CDS encoding ABC transporter substrate-binding protein — translation MIAMKSTAKMLLALSASGIVFSGCGSDQVEGALPRQETLYLSGQQWGAPATFNPLAESWMAAWPVGGRFNLVYEPLITYNTLNGQIEDLLGHLDEDLSNNDSIVVTLNPAAKWSDGVQVNSNDVKFIFTKGSINTSEQISDIHVDTLYAEPASEDSTAERKMIGERLAFIVNKAQRNNPLSVRDLLQAIRIAPAHVFEPLIAEKGLDEVKKLTMDKNPVVSGPYNIMSADPNKIILQRRDDYWGNAALHDGKLPAPKYVVHPIYKSNDANTIALTTGNLDASMSFVTRIWRKRGVHTWFNEPPYFAPGAMPMLMINTMKEPLNDKRFRRALATAIDYTAIRQFAVSNYTSTLKPGLIMPTGLEGKYINEEDAQKYGVNLAITDENERLSTVKQMLSEAGFKSVWKSDGTLDHMENAKGEKLPTLFITSPAGWTDWEAMVTIAVEGMRKAGIDVREGFVDGGQYWPAKGTGNFDLLMDKPSADVSPSLPWSRFNEVMSSRDWQPLGAWAGTNIGRYNQPGTPEFRPEVDQLMSAIPLMTDPEEIAKAYRELNKIFMEDQPSIPLVYLPEQFYEFSDRVWTNWPTAENPYAPPQLPWIASGTKILWNLKLAK, via the coding sequence ATGATTGCTATGAAATCTACTGCCAAGATGCTTTTGGCTCTCTCGGCAAGTGGTATCGTCTTTTCGGGTTGTGGAAGTGACCAGGTCGAAGGTGCGCTTCCTCGCCAGGAGACGCTCTACCTGTCCGGTCAGCAATGGGGCGCTCCCGCGACATTCAACCCCCTTGCCGAAAGCTGGATGGCTGCCTGGCCCGTGGGTGGTCGTTTTAACCTGGTTTACGAACCGCTTATTACCTATAACACCTTGAACGGCCAGATCGAGGACCTTCTGGGACACCTGGACGAAGACCTCTCCAATAACGACAGCATCGTGGTTACCCTGAACCCCGCTGCCAAGTGGAGCGACGGGGTGCAGGTGAACTCCAACGACGTGAAGTTCATTTTCACCAAGGGTTCCATCAATACCTCCGAACAGATTTCCGACATTCATGTGGACACCCTTTACGCCGAACCGGCATCCGAGGACTCCACCGCCGAACGCAAGATGATTGGCGAACGTCTGGCCTTTATCGTGAACAAGGCCCAGAGGAACAACCCGCTGTCTGTGCGCGACCTGCTCCAGGCAATCCGTATCGCTCCGGCCCACGTGTTCGAGCCGCTGATTGCCGAAAAGGGTCTCGACGAAGTCAAGAAACTCACCATGGACAAGAACCCGGTGGTTTCTGGCCCCTACAATATCATGTCCGCCGACCCCAACAAGATTATCTTGCAGCGTCGTGACGACTACTGGGGTAATGCCGCCCTCCACGACGGCAAGCTCCCCGCTCCTAAGTACGTGGTTCACCCCATTTACAAGAGCAACGATGCTAACACCATCGCTCTCACCACGGGTAACCTCGATGCTTCCATGAGCTTCGTGACCCGCATTTGGCGCAAGCGCGGCGTGCATACCTGGTTCAACGAACCGCCTTACTTTGCACCTGGCGCCATGCCCATGCTCATGATCAACACCATGAAGGAACCGCTCAACGACAAGCGTTTCCGTAGGGCTCTGGCAACGGCTATCGACTACACCGCTATCCGCCAGTTCGCCGTTTCCAACTACACCTCTACCTTGAAGCCGGGCCTGATTATGCCTACCGGTCTTGAAGGCAAGTACATCAATGAAGAAGACGCCCAGAAGTACGGCGTGAACCTCGCCATTACCGACGAGAACGAACGCTTGAGCACCGTGAAGCAGATGCTTTCCGAAGCGGGCTTCAAGTCTGTATGGAAGAGCGATGGAACTCTTGACCACATGGAAAACGCCAAGGGCGAAAAGCTCCCCACGCTGTTCATCACGAGCCCTGCCGGTTGGACCGACTGGGAAGCCATGGTGACCATCGCCGTAGAAGGCATGCGTAAGGCCGGTATCGACGTGCGTGAAGGCTTTGTAGATGGCGGTCAGTACTGGCCTGCCAAGGGTACGGGTAACTTCGACCTGCTCATGGACAAGCCCTCTGCCGACGTGTCTCCGTCTCTGCCGTGGAGCCGTTTCAATGAAGTCATGTCCAGCCGCGACTGGCAGCCTCTTGGCGCCTGGGCCGGTACCAACATCGGCCGTTACAACCAGCCGGGCACTCCTGAATTCCGCCCCGAAGTGGACCAGTTGATGTCTGCAATCCCGCTGATGACCGACCCCGAAGAAATCGCGAAGGCTTACCGCGAACTCAACAAGATTTTCATGGAAGACCAGCCCTCCATTCCGCTGGTTTACCTGCCCGAACAGTTCTACGAATTCAGCGACCGCGTATGGACCAACTGGCCCACTGCCGAAAACCCCTACGCTCCGCCGCAGCTCCCGTGGATTGCCTCCGGCACCAAGATTCTTTGGAACCTCAAGCTTGCTAAATAA